The genomic DNA CCTCCTGCGGCTCCATCTCCGCTCCCACCGCCCCGAGGCCTGCGCCCGCCTCAGCCACCAGAGCcgcctgctgctggagctggaggagcggGCACTGCTGCGGCGGGGCCCGCCAGCCGCCAgtgagggagaggaagaagaggaggaagaggaggaggaggagccccccCCGCTGCCTATCCccccaccagccccgccccctgcccccccgtcacccccaccgccgctgcctccccccagcTTCCGCTGCCCCTTCTGCAAAGGCAAGTTCCGGACGGTGGGTGAGCGGGAGCGACACCTGCGGATCCTGCACCAGCCCTACAAGTGTGGGCAGTGCCCCTTTGCCGCTGCCCAGGAGGTggagctgcagcggcacagccgGGAGGCCCACGCCCCCccggcacccccagcccctgccgcgccgccccccgccgagtTCCGCTGCCAGGTGTGCGGCCAGGCCTTCACCCAGTCCTGGTTCCTCAAGGGGCACATGCGCAAACACAAGGACTCCTTTGACCACAAGTGCCAGGTCTGCGGGCGCTGCTTCAAGGAGCCCTGGTTCCTCAAGAACCACATGAAGGTGCATCTCACCAAGCTGGGGCTGAAGGGGGAGCGGGGTGCGGCCGTGCCGGCGGCCGGCGGGAAGCCCAAGGCGCctcgggggctgctgctgggctaCGAGGCGCTGTACCCTGCCTTCCTGCCGCCCCCGGACAAGGCCGAGCAAGGCTCCTTCCTGGGCTACTTGGAGCTGCGCCCGCCGGGCGATGCCAGCTGCGCCGAGCGGCTCCAGGCCACGGCCCGCGCAGTGGAGAGCGGGCAGGAGGCGGTTGCCCAGCTGTGGGGCGAGCGCCGGCGGCACAATGGGAGTGAGGCGGCCAGGGAGGAGGGTGGCGCCGGCGTGGGACAGCACCGCTGCCCCGACTGCGCCCGGGCCTTCGCCACGTACCAGCAGATGGCCCTGCACAGCCGCAGCCACCGGCCCCAGGATGGTgactgggccaggggccgggccctgGGGGCGCTGGCCTCACTCCATGCGGCAGCGGGACACGGGCTGCCCACAGATGGCGGGGGTGGCTCCAACACAGGCACCGGCTGGGGCACAGCCCTACCCAGCCCGGGGATACAGGGTGAGTatagctccccacccccaccaccctccttccccacctacATATCCCCAGCACCacggccctgcccagcccagggatACAGGGTGAATACagcccccgcagcgccccccacCACAACACCCCCCCTTATCCCACCTATATACCCCTGGCACCatagccctgcccagcccagggatACAGGGTCACTAcggaccccccagctcccacccatATTCTGCGTCCCCCCCAGCCGCATGCATCCTGAGGCACCCCCCACCTCCTCatgtccccccagccccagagacctgcattccctgcccctcccccgagcccccATCTCCTGGGCTCACGCTGTCCCTCCTGTCTGTGCAGAGGAAAAGGGGCTGCGCAGCGGGGCCCTGCGTCCGGATGGGAGCCGTGGCACGTCAGGCAAAGACTGTCCCTACTGCGGGAAAACCTTCCGCTCCTCCCACCATCTCAAGGTGCATCTGCGCGTCCACACAGGtgagctgggtgctggggggcctgcaggacagagccctccccaggctctctacggcccctctggctggaggggagaggcagaggggaGCCCTTGCAGTGCAGGGCACCTCAGGAGCTGCACTCGGACTGGCAGCCCCACAGCACCAGCCTCCACCAACCGTGCTGCCGGTGGGACTGCCTgtgctggcagcagcagtaggCTATTACCTTCCCTGTGCCAAAGGGTTTCCTGAGACTCCCTAGGAGTGGGTTCCACCTTAGAGGTGGTTGCATCTGAGCAGGTCTCCAGATCACAAATCCAGTGTCACATGGAGTGGACTTAGGGTGGGgcagtgggctgggctgggcggggcagGTGGTGCTGGAGGCTGCGGTAGAATAGGTATCCCTGGGTGGGTGTCTGCGTCCTGGCCCACGCCGCAGGCTGGGCTGGATGGTCCTGACGGGCTCGGCTGGCCAGAGTGCCTGGCATGAGCTGGCTGCGAGGGCGCGACTGATATTTTAGTTGCATCAAAGAAAGTGGGTTTTGtgtgaaaacaaacatttcaccCTAACATGGACTTTGTTTTAGAATTTTCCAGGTTTGTTTAAAACCAAAAAATGGTGGGTTTCCAGTGTTCCTCACTTACTCCCCAAATTATTAGGGGCAAAACTGGAAAAAGGGGAGATGGGTGCGGAAGCTGTTTGGTAAAAAGTGCCATGCCGGAGTCCGAAATGGGGTCTGCTGGAAACGCCCCAAGGGAGCTAGGCTGACGTGCctgggtgtgtctgtctgtctgcatcaGTGTCTGTGGCTGAGTCTCTGCATCCGTCTGTCCTGCTGGCACAGGGGAGTGAAGTGGTGTGATCTCTGCTGGCATGAGCCCAGAGGGTACATGAAGTTAAACCAGCAAAGCTATCATCTTACCAATAGtgcttggtttgtgtgtgtgtgtgtgtgtgtagtgtgcgtgtgtgtgtgttaagtgtgtgtgcatgtgaataTTGTGTGTAGTGTGTGctgtgtgtagtgtgtgtgtgtgtgtagtatgcatgtgtgtaagtgtgcatgtgggtgggtgggtgtagtGTGCATGTGGGTATGGGTGTTAAGTGTGCGTGGGTGTGTGGAATAAACTAGCCTGATACTTGGCCTGTCTATGTGTCCATCTGTGTCTCCATGTTTGTCTGTGTCCCTCTTTCTCCGCGTCTGTCTCTGTCTGGGGTCCCCAGCATGGGTCTGATGTCTCCCCTCTCCTCCGGCAGGCGAGCGCCCGTACAAGTGCCCACACTGTGACTACGCTGGCACCCAGTCTGGCTCTCTCAAGTACCACCTGCAGCGCCACCACCGTGAGCAGAAGAACAGCGCTGGCGCAGGCGCGGCCAGGGCCTTGGAGCCACGGGGCCGCACCACTCCCAGTGCCCCCGCCAAGCCGCCCGCCTTCCCgccggagctgctgctgcaggcagccGAGAAGTACCGCGGGGCTTTCCTGCCGCAGGCCTGGGGCACGGCCAGCCatgagcccccagcccggccatcCCGCCGCAAGCCGGCCTGCACTGGCCGAGCCCTGCGCAATGGCCGGGCCGACTTCGAGCCGCTGGACCTGTCGCTGCGGCCGGCGCTAGAGGGGGTGCCGCCTGGTGAGCTCACCCTGCACCGATGTCTCTTCTGCCCCTTTGCCACCTCCGCTTCTGAGCTCATGGCTCTGCACCTGCAGGTCCACCACAGCCGCAAGGCCCGGGGGCGCCGCCCTGTCACGGCCCCCCCCGCACGGCCCCATGCCTGCCTGGGGCAGGACGGGGAgcagcccccaccacacccccaggACGAGGGGCCTGGAGTTGGGGAGGAGCCCCCCACTGCCGTGGCCCACATGTCCCAACAGCCCCCCGGAGCCCCCATGGACACGGAGCCGAGTGAGAGGCaaggggagctggagctggcttGAGGCAGCAGAGCAGCCAActgggggccctgctctccccacggGGCCTGGAGACCCCAGtgtctgggaggggcagggacatgACCCCCCAAGTCCTCCCACTAGTGGGGCAAGGCGGACGCAGgggcctgtagtgtagacatgaaaCACTAACACTGGGCGGGAGAACTCGCTAGAAAGTAGACTCATAGGGACAGTGagccagcaggggagggaagccacgagggggcagagagttgggggaCAGAGAGCCACTGATGGGGGATATGCCTGGTGAGGGCAGAGAACCATGGGGAGtggacagcccctgctgccctgcacccgctccagccccactggctggcagggggctgtggctaGCAGGGCGCTCTGGC from Malaclemys terrapin pileata isolate rMalTer1 chromosome 12, rMalTer1.hap1, whole genome shotgun sequence includes the following:
- the ZNF219 gene encoding zinc finger protein 219, whose amino-acid sequence is MEEVDSRSPSPHKAVDSSPASCAALPSPPLQQEPPPSPLPEELSPGEGDNSAFNGELDLQRYFNGPGPALGAGGGRKARPYPCAVCGKRFRFNSILALHTRIHASETPFTCPYCGHRAAQRGLLRLHLRSHRPEACARLSHQSRLLLELEERALLRRGPPAASEGEEEEEEEEEEEPPPLPIPPPAPPPAPPSPPPPLPPPSFRCPFCKGKFRTVGERERHLRILHQPYKCGQCPFAAAQEVELQRHSREAHAPPAPPAPAAPPPAEFRCQVCGQAFTQSWFLKGHMRKHKDSFDHKCQVCGRCFKEPWFLKNHMKVHLTKLGLKGERGAAVPAAGGKPKAPRGLLLGYEALYPAFLPPPDKAEQGSFLGYLELRPPGDASCAERLQATARAVESGQEAVAQLWGERRRHNGSEAAREEGGAGVGQHRCPDCARAFATYQQMALHSRSHRPQDGDWARGRALGALASLHAAAGHGLPTDGGGGSNTGTGWGTALPSPGIQEEKGLRSGALRPDGSRGTSGKDCPYCGKTFRSSHHLKVHLRVHTGERPYKCPHCDYAGTQSGSLKYHLQRHHREQKNSAGAGAARALEPRGRTTPSAPAKPPAFPPELLLQAAEKYRGAFLPQAWGTASHEPPARPSRRKPACTGRALRNGRADFEPLDLSLRPALEGVPPGELTLHRCLFCPFATSASELMALHLQVHHSRKARGRRPVTAPPARPHACLGQDGEQPPPHPQDEGPGVGEEPPTAVAHMSQQPPGAPMDTEPSERQGELELA